From Paraburkholderia fungorum, the proteins below share one genomic window:
- a CDS encoding putative bifunctional diguanylate cyclase/phosphodiesterase produces MAFSEPRSPFFKWVVSSAQNLSADNRQILLANLFTRTLSIVFASICEISVCATAYYLYPIPLYAAWGGAVIALLMVRLALIWLSRVRSAQNRPTPTSAFLLASLLWSVLFGFGTLLCNISGSQTLFLLGNVCAVGVIGGLAGRNAGTPRLALLQITFILTLLGIGAVLSPGNGKLVLLFQAPFCAAGFFTVALRSNRDTVALLLARENSHRLAHQDSLTGLPNRARISELLLERTELGAFRQDQSFAVLLIDLDGFKAINDSLGHAAGDQILQEAATRLREVLPGGDLVGRLAGDEFVAISDCSREVRDARVLADHIVKTLARPFALSEALVHIGASVGVALYPEHAKTGPQLLICADRALYAVKRSGKSAFAVFDADKHVSDESLSLLRSDLEGALKSFSGLRMEYQPIVDLGSGAVTGREALLRWTHPTRGELPPSAFIPTAERTGLILALGEWVLLQSCTEAVKWRDKAIVAVNVSPVQLREESFASTVSAILRRTKLPPVRLNIEVTETVLLSDDVVTRRNVARLRALGIGLALDDFGTGFSTMSTLVRFSFDKLKIDSSFVRESVHGRESAAVVRGIVALAREIGMPTTAEGIETQEQLNFVRVCGCTHAQGFLLGKPVRGEEIAQIDELLATSSEDTAANARH; encoded by the coding sequence ATGGCTTTTAGCGAACCAAGGTCTCCATTTTTCAAGTGGGTCGTGTCTTCCGCTCAAAACCTGAGCGCGGACAATCGGCAGATCCTGCTTGCAAATCTGTTCACGCGTACCTTATCGATCGTATTCGCGTCGATCTGCGAAATCAGCGTTTGCGCCACCGCGTATTACCTCTATCCCATTCCCCTCTATGCAGCGTGGGGCGGCGCCGTCATCGCGTTGCTCATGGTCCGGCTTGCGTTGATCTGGCTGTCCCGCGTGCGCAGCGCCCAAAACCGGCCGACGCCGACTTCCGCGTTTCTGCTGGCGAGTCTGCTGTGGAGCGTGCTGTTCGGATTCGGCACTCTGTTATGCAACATTAGCGGAAGCCAGACGCTCTTCCTGCTTGGAAACGTTTGTGCGGTCGGGGTGATCGGCGGACTGGCGGGGCGCAACGCCGGCACGCCGCGGCTCGCGCTTTTGCAGATCACGTTTATTCTCACGCTGCTCGGCATCGGCGCGGTGCTGTCGCCTGGTAACGGCAAGCTCGTGCTGCTGTTTCAGGCGCCGTTCTGCGCGGCTGGCTTCTTCACGGTGGCGCTGCGCAGCAATCGCGACACGGTCGCGTTGTTGCTGGCGCGCGAAAACAGCCACCGTCTCGCCCATCAGGACAGCCTCACCGGTTTGCCAAACCGCGCGCGTATCAGCGAACTTCTGCTGGAGCGCACCGAGTTAGGCGCGTTCCGGCAGGATCAGTCGTTTGCCGTTCTGCTGATCGACCTTGATGGTTTCAAGGCCATCAACGACAGCCTGGGCCACGCTGCCGGCGACCAGATTCTTCAGGAAGCGGCGACTCGTCTGCGTGAAGTTCTGCCCGGCGGCGATCTGGTTGGACGTCTCGCGGGCGACGAATTCGTCGCGATTTCCGACTGCTCGCGAGAGGTGCGGGACGCCCGCGTTCTGGCCGACCATATCGTCAAGACACTCGCGCGGCCATTCGCGCTGAGCGAGGCGCTCGTGCATATCGGCGCGAGCGTCGGCGTCGCGCTCTACCCGGAGCACGCGAAAACAGGACCGCAATTGCTGATTTGCGCCGACCGGGCGTTGTATGCGGTCAAACGCAGCGGTAAAAGCGCGTTCGCGGTGTTCGACGCCGACAAGCACGTATCGGATGAAAGCCTGAGTCTTTTGCGCAGCGATCTGGAAGGGGCGCTCAAATCGTTCAGCGGTTTGCGCATGGAGTATCAGCCGATTGTCGACCTCGGCAGCGGTGCGGTGACGGGTCGTGAAGCGCTGTTGCGCTGGACGCATCCCACGCGAGGCGAGTTGCCACCGTCCGCATTTATTCCGACCGCGGAACGCACCGGCCTGATCCTCGCATTGGGCGAATGGGTGCTGCTGCAGTCCTGCACGGAAGCCGTGAAATGGCGCGATAAAGCCATCGTCGCCGTGAACGTGTCGCCGGTTCAGTTGCGCGAAGAATCATTTGCATCGACGGTCTCGGCCATTCTCCGCAGAACGAAGCTGCCACCTGTGCGCCTTAATATCGAGGTCACGGAAACTGTGTTGTTGAGCGACGACGTGGTTACCCGGCGCAATGTCGCGAGGCTGCGCGCGTTGGGAATCGGACTGGCGCTCGACGATTTCGGTACCGGCTTTTCCACCATGTCTACCCTCGTACGCTTCTCGTTCGACAAGCTGAAGATCGACAGTTCGTTCGTGCGAGAGTCTGTGCACGGGCGCGAATCCGCAGCGGTGGTTCGCGGAATCGTGGCGCTGGCACGGGAAATCGGCATGCCGACCACGGCGGAAGGCATCGAGACACAGGAGCAGTTGAATTTCGTGCGTGTGTGCGGCTGCACACACGCCCAGGGCTTTCTACTAGGCAAACCGGTGAGGGGCGAAGAGATTGCGCAGATCGACGAGTTGCTTGCGACGAGTTCCGAAGACACAGCCGCGAATGCCCGCCACTGA
- a CDS encoding pyrimidine/purine nucleoside phosphorylase produces the protein MSAATQFDQVSVIKRANVYFDGKCVSHTVLFADGTRKTLGIILPGTLNFGTDAPELMEVQAGQCRIRLEGSEEWKTYGAGESFSVPGKSRFDIDVTETLDYICSYL, from the coding sequence ATGTCGGCAGCAACCCAATTCGATCAGGTTTCCGTTATCAAACGTGCCAACGTTTATTTCGACGGCAAGTGCGTGTCCCATACAGTTCTGTTTGCCGACGGCACGCGCAAGACGCTCGGCATCATCCTGCCGGGCACGCTCAACTTCGGCACAGACGCGCCGGAACTGATGGAAGTTCAGGCCGGCCAATGCCGCATCCGTCTCGAAGGCAGCGAAGAATGGAAGACGTATGGCGCTGGCGAATCGTTTTCGGTCCCGGGCAAGAGCCGCTTCGATATCGACGTGACTGAAACGCTCGATTACATTTGCAGCTATCTGTAA
- a CDS encoding MarR family winged helix-turn-helix transcriptional regulator, protein MPSKTFQQSVLDLMQAVGLLLRRARNEGGTSELSMTESVVMSRLANDGPATTAALARAEGMKPQSMGTTVNSLEEMGIVKRKPHATDGRQMLIELTPKGVQLRKQNREAKQMWLSQAIAELDADERDTLFRAADIIRKLAGK, encoded by the coding sequence ATGCCCAGTAAAACTTTCCAGCAATCCGTCCTCGATCTGATGCAGGCGGTCGGACTGCTGCTGCGCCGCGCCCGCAATGAAGGCGGCACCAGCGAGCTTTCAATGACCGAATCGGTGGTCATGTCGCGACTGGCGAATGACGGTCCGGCCACCACCGCAGCACTCGCACGCGCCGAAGGCATGAAGCCGCAGTCGATGGGCACGACCGTCAATTCGCTCGAAGAAATGGGCATCGTGAAGCGCAAACCGCATGCAACAGACGGCCGGCAAATGCTGATCGAGCTCACGCCAAAAGGCGTTCAGCTGCGCAAGCAGAATCGCGAGGCCAAGCAGATGTGGCTCTCGCAGGCTATCGCCGAACTCGACGCCGATGAGCGCGATACCTTGTTCAGAGCCGCCGACATCATCAGAAAGCTGGCGGGGAAATGA
- a CDS encoding DHA2 family efflux MFS transporter permease subunit has protein sequence MSSKSGSNSVDALVWKVAIVAVIGPFMTQIDSTVVNVSLSAISHALDSSIATAQWIVSGYLLAMALMLPLNGWLVDRIGAKRLYLIGFASFTLASVLCGAAQTMTELICARVFQGLIGGVLAPMTQMMIARVAGKNMARVMGYATLPILLGPILGPVLAGAVLAHSTWSWLFYLNVPVGILGVALAALLLPGDTLASQKRPFDFVGFALISPGLVAVIYGLQNASRNDGRWLLLAGCLCLAGFLLHSARKGNSALIDVRIFANRTFSVAAITQFFANGVMFGRQLVVPLYLIAGCGLSAAHAGWLVASTGVGMMCSFPLMGFLTERFGCRKVAAGGALLAFLSTLAFLWMTAHQFSATWAVISLFLAGAGQGTISIPSISAAYSSIPKARLPVANTALNIAQRISGPIATTLLAVVISLTTQSPASAEPRQFLVAFAALSALHLLAFAAALLLPLRIQRAAEA, from the coding sequence ATGAGCAGCAAAAGCGGCAGCAATAGCGTCGACGCGCTGGTCTGGAAAGTGGCGATCGTCGCCGTGATCGGACCGTTCATGACGCAGATCGATTCGACCGTCGTCAATGTCTCGCTGTCGGCGATAAGCCACGCACTCGATTCGTCGATAGCGACTGCGCAATGGATCGTCAGCGGCTATTTGCTGGCTATGGCGTTAATGCTTCCGCTCAATGGCTGGCTCGTCGACCGGATTGGCGCGAAGCGTCTCTATCTGATCGGCTTTGCGAGCTTTACATTGGCGTCGGTTCTATGCGGCGCGGCGCAAACAATGACGGAGTTGATCTGCGCACGCGTATTTCAGGGGCTGATAGGCGGTGTGCTCGCGCCCATGACGCAAATGATGATTGCGCGCGTAGCAGGAAAAAACATGGCGCGTGTGATGGGCTACGCCACGTTGCCCATTCTGCTCGGCCCCATTCTCGGTCCGGTATTGGCGGGTGCGGTTCTCGCCCACTCCACGTGGTCGTGGCTGTTCTATCTCAACGTGCCGGTCGGCATTCTCGGCGTCGCACTGGCCGCGTTGCTGCTTCCCGGCGACACTCTGGCCTCACAGAAGCGCCCATTCGATTTCGTCGGCTTTGCGCTTATTTCACCGGGACTCGTGGCTGTTATCTACGGGCTGCAGAACGCTTCGCGTAACGACGGACGCTGGCTTCTACTGGCGGGCTGCCTCTGTCTGGCGGGCTTTCTGCTGCACTCGGCACGCAAGGGCAATTCCGCATTGATCGACGTGCGGATTTTTGCGAACCGCACGTTCTCCGTCGCCGCCATTACGCAGTTTTTCGCCAATGGCGTGATGTTTGGCCGGCAACTCGTGGTGCCTTTATACCTGATCGCGGGCTGCGGGTTGTCGGCCGCACATGCGGGCTGGCTCGTCGCGTCGACCGGCGTCGGCATGATGTGCTCGTTTCCGCTAATGGGATTTCTGACAGAGAGATTCGGCTGCCGCAAAGTCGCGGCTGGAGGCGCGTTGCTGGCCTTCCTGAGCACACTGGCGTTCCTGTGGATGACAGCGCACCAATTCTCGGCCACATGGGCCGTCATCAGCCTGTTTCTGGCCGGCGCCGGGCAGGGAACGATCAGCATTCCATCGATATCGGCCGCCTATTCGTCGATTCCGAAAGCGAGGTTGCCCGTCGCCAATACGGCGCTCAATATCGCGCAAAGAATCAGCGGCCCGATAGCGACGACGCTCCTCGCCGTGGTCATCTCGTTGACCACACAGAGCCCTGCTAGTGCCGAACCCCGGCAATTCCTCGTGGCCTTTGCGGCACTCAGCGCTCTGCATTTGCTGGCTTTCGCAGCGGCGCTTTTACTTCCGCTACGAATTCAACGCGCCGCCGAAGCCTGA
- a CDS encoding methyl-accepting chemotaxis protein: protein MKLVHQLPLALGAALLVASVAGLFGVFQMNDAASAYERIIEVDGAQARQVSDALIAFKNQVQNGKDIVLRGKNPQQLDKYWSAFQKYEQAVQSATEKLAVELPPGEARTKIERFNVLHKEMGQAYRKALDQLKASGFDIAVGDQAMDGIDREPVILLRESGVKIVQRAAAAGALARAKQTRAIFVSFGALALTVLAGIAGAVMFSRAMTRKLGGEPDDAREAARQIAQGKLDVDLHVQPGDTESLMAAMKAMTVSLADIVGQVRNSSDSIATGSAQIASGNADLSQRTEEQASALQQTAASMEQLSATVRQNAENAREASNLASGASSVALKGGNVVSQVVETMKGINESSRKIADIIGIIDGIAAQTNILALNAAVEAARAGEQGRGFAVVATEVRSLAQRSAQAAREIQSLISASVARVDHGNALVDEAGATMAQIVGAIQRVTVIVSEISRASAEQSSGVEQVGAAVGQMDQTTQQNAALVEQSAAAAESLRQQAARLVDSVAQFQL from the coding sequence ATGAAACTGGTCCATCAACTTCCCCTGGCGTTGGGGGCTGCGTTGCTGGTGGCATCGGTGGCGGGGTTGTTCGGGGTTTTCCAGATGAACGATGCCGCCAGCGCATACGAACGGATCATCGAGGTAGATGGTGCTCAAGCCCGCCAGGTGTCCGATGCGCTGATCGCTTTCAAGAACCAGGTGCAGAACGGCAAGGACATCGTGCTGCGCGGCAAGAATCCTCAGCAACTCGACAAGTACTGGAGCGCGTTCCAGAAATACGAGCAGGCTGTGCAGTCCGCCACCGAAAAGCTCGCGGTCGAATTGCCGCCCGGCGAAGCGCGCACGAAGATCGAACGATTCAATGTTCTGCACAAGGAGATGGGGCAGGCGTATCGCAAGGCACTCGACCAGTTGAAGGCGTCGGGCTTCGATATCGCCGTCGGCGATCAGGCGATGGACGGCATCGACCGGGAGCCGGTAATCCTGCTGCGCGAGTCCGGTGTCAAGATTGTCCAGCGGGCCGCTGCGGCGGGCGCATTGGCCAGGGCGAAGCAGACGCGCGCAATCTTCGTGAGCTTCGGCGCGTTGGCGCTGACGGTGCTGGCCGGTATTGCAGGCGCCGTGATGTTTTCGCGTGCGATGACGCGCAAGCTCGGCGGCGAGCCCGACGACGCACGCGAAGCGGCGCGCCAGATCGCTCAGGGCAAGCTCGATGTCGACCTGCACGTGCAACCGGGCGACACCGAGAGCCTGATGGCCGCGATGAAGGCGATGACCGTCTCGCTCGCGGATATCGTCGGCCAGGTGCGCAACAGTAGCGACTCCATCGCGACCGGCTCGGCGCAGATCGCGTCCGGCAACGCGGACCTGAGCCAGCGAACCGAGGAACAGGCGAGCGCGCTTCAGCAGACGGCGGCGTCGATGGAACAACTCAGCGCCACTGTCAGGCAGAACGCCGAAAATGCACGTGAAGCGAGCAACCTGGCGTCGGGCGCTTCGTCGGTTGCGCTGAAGGGCGGCAACGTGGTGAGCCAGGTCGTCGAGACCATGAAGGGCATCAACGAGAGTTCGCGCAAGATCGCGGACATCATCGGCATCATCGACGGTATTGCGGCCCAGACCAATATTCTCGCGCTCAACGCGGCCGTCGAAGCGGCGCGCGCGGGCGAGCAGGGCCGCGGCTTCGCGGTCGTCGCAACCGAGGTGCGCAGCCTCGCGCAGCGCAGCGCCCAGGCGGCACGCGAGATCCAGTCGCTGATCTCGGCGAGCGTCGCGCGGGTCGATCACGGCAACGCGCTGGTCGACGAAGCGGGCGCGACGATGGCGCAGATCGTCGGCGCGATTCAACGCGTGACGGTCATCGTGAGCGAGATCAGCCGGGCAAGTGCAGAGCAGAGTAGCGGCGTCGAGCAGGTGGGCGCAGCGGTGGGTCAGATGGATCAGACCACGCAGCAGAACGCCGCGCTGGTCGAACAGAGTGCGGCGGCCGCCGAGAGCCTGAGGCAGCAGGCCGCGCGGCTGGTTGATTCGGTCGCGCAGTTCCAGCTTTAA
- a CDS encoding aspartate/glutamate racemase family protein, whose product MHTLEGNRKIFDDAAKDLGLSSEQLRHEIRTDLRLAIQQTGMVTAEITEQIKHCLVELSTGADAVVVTCATLSSVAAAIDDLPVPIVRADAALAATAARIGGHIVVLCALESSVEPTRRLFAEYVNEKVDSIKVVNVAGIWDLFTGGNLDACLAKVARAANQAYDAGASVVAFAHPWMAQAAPLVHAGRVVLDSPHAALQAIANSNAAR is encoded by the coding sequence TTGCACACGCTGGAAGGCAACAGGAAAATTTTCGACGACGCGGCAAAGGACCTGGGCTTGTCGAGCGAACAGCTTCGTCACGAAATACGGACTGACCTCCGCTTAGCCATCCAGCAGACTGGAATGGTCACTGCGGAGATCACGGAGCAGATTAAGCATTGCCTCGTGGAGTTATCGACCGGCGCCGACGCAGTAGTCGTCACGTGTGCCACATTGAGTTCGGTCGCGGCGGCCATTGATGATTTGCCAGTCCCAATCGTGCGGGCGGACGCCGCATTAGCTGCGACCGCCGCGCGTATCGGCGGACACATCGTTGTGTTGTGCGCGCTCGAATCTTCCGTCGAGCCCACTCGTCGTCTTTTCGCGGAGTATGTGAACGAGAAAGTCGATTCAATAAAAGTAGTCAACGTCGCCGGAATCTGGGATCTGTTTACCGGCGGCAATCTCGATGCATGCCTCGCCAAAGTCGCGCGCGCCGCAAATCAAGCGTATGACGCGGGCGCTAGTGTTGTGGCATTCGCTCATCCGTGGATGGCGCAGGCCGCGCCTCTGGTTCATGCGGGACGTGTTGTACTCGATAGTCCGCATGCCGCGTTGCAGGCGATTGCGAATAGCAATGCGGCTCGGTAG
- a CDS encoding HigA family addiction module antitoxin, which produces MTAIVIAYIVRAMADSDFSHPGALIRQTCLARFNLSVTDGAAALGISRQALTNLLSGKAGISPEMALRLDKAFGISAEIWLQRQLLHDLARARLRFDELNVMRIVPEQQQALF; this is translated from the coding sequence TTGACAGCTATCGTCATCGCTTATATTGTTCGGGCCATGGCAGATTCCGACTTTTCTCATCCTGGCGCTTTGATTCGACAGACCTGTCTCGCCCGATTCAACCTGAGCGTCACCGATGGCGCAGCAGCGTTGGGCATCAGCAGGCAGGCACTCACCAATCTTTTGAGCGGCAAAGCCGGCATTTCACCCGAAATGGCCTTGCGACTCGACAAGGCATTCGGCATCAGTGCCGAAATCTGGCTGCAACGACAGTTGCTTCACGATCTTGCAAGAGCACGTTTGCGATTCGACGAACTCAACGTCATGCGAATCGTCCCCGAGCAACAGCAGGCATTGTTCTAA
- a CDS encoding chitinase: MSSRILLASALSVGAASSAFATGVYAPYVDVTAWPTPAFDVIGVQQGIQQFTMAFVVAGNNQCVPSWGGVQNIGAGNTSDLLTSLSTSLTNYRAKGGEVSVSFGGANGEPLMQACTTAATLQSAYQTVIDSYAATHIDFDIEGGAQEDTAAITRNFQAVKALQSAMTAKGSTLHVTLTLPVMPTGLTQDGVNILNSAIANSVTFDAINVMAMDYGSASIEMGSAATQAATSLYSQLDTAYKAVGQTKTDAQLWQMVGITPMIGMNDVQGETFTLADAQTVLNVARTDDVGMLSNWSVGRDQSCPGNGAYTSSSCSGITQTPYAFAAIFRQINGHWGTGVTQDASYSGSAATGSAGSSSSGSSSGSSSSSGSGSSGSASSGSSGSTGTGSTGSSGTTTPANGAAWSSAQVYTAGMTVTYQGATYKAQWWTQGDVPGQAAVWTQLSGPLATWSSTMAYSGGTCVTYLNAKYCAQWWTQGDTPSKGGVWVQSN; the protein is encoded by the coding sequence ATGTCATCGAGGATTCTGCTTGCATCGGCCCTCAGCGTGGGTGCCGCCAGTAGTGCGTTCGCTACCGGAGTGTATGCACCGTATGTCGACGTCACCGCCTGGCCTACGCCCGCGTTCGACGTGATCGGCGTCCAGCAAGGTATCCAGCAGTTCACCATGGCCTTCGTGGTCGCCGGCAATAACCAGTGCGTTCCATCGTGGGGCGGCGTGCAGAACATCGGCGCCGGCAATACATCAGACCTGCTTACGTCCCTCTCCACGTCGCTGACCAACTACCGCGCGAAGGGCGGCGAAGTGTCGGTGTCGTTCGGCGGCGCCAACGGCGAGCCGCTAATGCAGGCCTGTACGACTGCGGCCACGTTGCAGAGCGCGTATCAGACGGTGATCGACAGCTACGCGGCGACGCACATCGACTTCGATATTGAAGGCGGCGCGCAGGAAGACACGGCGGCGATCACGCGCAATTTCCAGGCGGTCAAGGCGCTGCAGTCTGCGATGACGGCGAAGGGCTCGACGTTGCACGTCACGCTCACATTGCCGGTCATGCCGACGGGTTTGACGCAGGACGGTGTCAATATTCTTAACTCCGCGATTGCCAACAGCGTGACGTTCGACGCCATCAATGTGATGGCGATGGATTACGGCAGCGCGTCGATCGAGATGGGTTCGGCGGCGACACAGGCTGCCACGTCGCTGTACTCGCAACTCGACACGGCGTACAAGGCAGTCGGTCAGACGAAGACGGATGCGCAACTCTGGCAGATGGTCGGCATCACGCCGATGATCGGGATGAACGACGTGCAGGGCGAAACATTCACGCTCGCCGATGCGCAGACGGTGTTGAATGTTGCGCGCACTGACGATGTCGGCATGTTGAGCAACTGGTCGGTGGGACGCGATCAGTCGTGTCCGGGCAATGGCGCATACACGTCGTCGAGTTGCTCGGGCATTACACAGACGCCGTATGCGTTCGCCGCGATCTTCAGACAGATCAATGGTCACTGGGGCACGGGCGTGACGCAGGACGCGTCGTATAGCGGCTCGGCGGCCACCGGCAGCGCGGGTAGCAGCAGCTCGGGCAGCTCGTCGGGAAGCAGCTCCAGCAGTGGCTCGGGGAGCAGCGGTTCAGCTAGCAGCGGGTCGTCGGGATCGACAGGAACCGGTAGCACGGGAAGCTCAGGCACGACTACGCCGGCGAACGGCGCGGCATGGTCGTCCGCGCAGGTTTATACGGCCGGTATGACGGTGACTTATCAAGGCGCCACTTACAAGGCGCAATGGTGGACGCAAGGAGATGTGCCCGGGCAGGCCGCAGTGTGGACGCAGTTGTCGGGTCCGCTTGCGACGTGGTCGTCGACGATGGCTTATTCGGGCGGCACATGCGTGACCTACCTCAACGCGAAATATTGCGCGCAGTGGTGGACCCAGGGCGATACGCCGAGCAAGGGCGGGGTGTGGGTGCAGTCGAACTGA
- a CDS encoding cupin domain-containing protein produces MHPDSDETFVVVKGTLAVDMDDGTVNLQRGQMLTVPAGVRHRTRPVTARSVNLTVERTDATTFRCDAPPHWTGP; encoded by the coding sequence CTGCATCCCGATTCAGATGAGACATTTGTTGTTGTCAAAGGCACGCTCGCGGTCGATATGGACGACGGAACCGTCAATCTGCAAAGAGGGCAGATGCTGACCGTGCCGGCGGGCGTGCGTCATCGAACGAGGCCGGTGACTGCACGTTCGGTCAATCTCACGGTTGAGAGGACCGACGCGACTACCTTCCGATGTGATGCGCCGCCGCATTGGACGGGTCCATGA
- a CDS encoding lactonase family protein has protein sequence MFQRNSLARFGVLAALSVLTLSACTLDKPAGAAATSSASAHSEFVYIGTLQSQISGLRLDTSTGELTAIGTVAQGLKSTWVTAHPELPILYGVDDDSAKEGSITAYSVNRDTGTLNPINATHTGGHGTTFLRFDVPSNTLLGANYNSGSVSSVAVNADGSMGPLVSTVTETGSGPSRRQTSAHAHSIAIDPTGRYALVPDLGADRVFIYRFDRATRALSKDDGAGQHEFVAPAGSGPRHLAFGSSGQYVYLLTEMSAEIMVLRWNAVQGHLALVQSLPTSTQNFQGVKSGAEIAVSHDGRFAYVEDRGENSIVVYRISPESGELSLLQRISSGGDKPWGFGIDASGKWLLVANQRSGKVNVFSVDTASGMVSDTGKSAAVTSPTSVAFVK, from the coding sequence TTGTTCCAGAGAAATAGCCTGGCGCGCTTCGGCGTGCTGGCTGCACTTTCCGTGCTTACCCTGTCCGCTTGCACGCTCGACAAACCTGCTGGCGCTGCCGCAACTTCGTCGGCGTCGGCGCACTCCGAATTCGTCTACATCGGCACGTTGCAGAGCCAGATAAGCGGACTGCGCCTCGACACTTCCACTGGCGAATTAACGGCAATCGGCACCGTTGCTCAAGGCCTCAAATCGACGTGGGTGACCGCGCATCCCGAGTTGCCGATTCTTTATGGCGTCGACGATGACAGCGCCAAGGAAGGCAGTATCACTGCCTACTCGGTGAATCGCGATACGGGTACGCTCAACCCGATCAACGCGACGCACACGGGCGGCCACGGCACGACGTTTTTGCGTTTCGATGTCCCCTCGAATACGCTGCTCGGTGCCAATTACAACAGTGGGTCCGTGTCGAGTGTCGCAGTCAATGCCGACGGCAGCATGGGACCTCTCGTGTCTACGGTAACGGAAACAGGGTCCGGGCCAAGTCGCCGGCAGACGAGCGCGCACGCGCACAGCATTGCAATCGATCCGACCGGGCGCTACGCGCTCGTTCCCGATCTGGGCGCGGATCGCGTGTTCATCTATCGCTTTGATCGCGCAACGCGCGCTCTGTCAAAAGATGACGGCGCCGGTCAGCATGAGTTCGTTGCGCCGGCGGGAAGCGGTCCTCGTCATCTCGCGTTCGGGTCGAGCGGTCAATACGTTTATCTGCTGACGGAGATGAGCGCGGAGATCATGGTGCTGCGTTGGAACGCAGTACAAGGTCATTTGGCGCTGGTGCAATCGCTGCCCACCAGCACTCAGAACTTTCAGGGCGTGAAGAGCGGAGCCGAGATTGCGGTCAGTCACGATGGGCGCTTCGCGTACGTCGAAGACCGCGGAGAGAATTCGATCGTCGTTTATCGAATTAGCCCGGAATCGGGGGAGCTGTCGCTCCTTCAGCGCATTTCGTCCGGTGGTGACAAGCCATGGGGATTCGGTATCGATGCGTCGGGAAAATGGCTGCTGGTCGCGAATCAACGTAGCGGCAAAGTGAATGTGTTCAGCGTCGATACTGCGTCCGGCATGGTGTCGGACACAGGCAAGTCGGCTGCCGTTACGTCGCCGACCAGTGTTGCGTTTGTGAAGTAA
- a CDS encoding helix-turn-helix domain-containing protein yields the protein MHFNGSRRRVRCGRQGDFMTHSAVAKYQPKSVPKTKRATVPKVRLYVEKPETKNWFVHVGHVTERGRWRTEPHAHPAYGQVIFVRSGRGVMNLEGSSVPFEGPCALLLPTECVHGLDYEIDVDRWVVTIEVSYLTQVNAKLREFISLWSLARMIPLSYSAEAGMEFYSLINSLKQEVESEAVGHVVGTQALLTSLLLMLVRETRLDQTSNEGAIRNDIRQVDRFRKLIDEHYRENLPLQDYASMMAVSLVQLRAACASASEQSPTKMIHARIITEAKRNLIFGDMSVEQIAFWLGFADAAYFTRFFRREVGQAPSQFRVAARQQPERKVLS from the coding sequence TTGCATTTCAATGGCAGCCGCCGTCGAGTGCGATGTGGCCGCCAAGGAGACTTTATGACACATAGTGCCGTGGCAAAGTATCAGCCCAAGTCCGTTCCCAAAACGAAACGGGCCACCGTTCCAAAAGTTCGCCTGTACGTCGAGAAGCCTGAAACGAAGAACTGGTTCGTGCATGTCGGGCATGTCACCGAGCGGGGCCGCTGGCGCACCGAGCCCCATGCGCATCCCGCGTACGGTCAGGTTATTTTTGTTCGCAGTGGGCGCGGGGTGATGAACCTCGAAGGTAGCAGCGTGCCGTTTGAAGGCCCTTGTGCATTGCTGTTGCCGACCGAATGCGTTCATGGTCTCGACTACGAAATCGATGTCGACCGATGGGTGGTGACAATCGAAGTCTCCTATCTGACGCAGGTCAATGCGAAGCTTCGCGAGTTCATCTCGCTCTGGTCACTGGCCCGAATGATTCCGCTGTCCTATTCCGCTGAAGCCGGAATGGAGTTCTATAGCCTGATTAACAGCCTCAAACAGGAAGTCGAGTCGGAGGCGGTAGGCCATGTGGTCGGCACTCAGGCATTGCTCACGAGTCTTCTGCTGATGCTGGTTCGTGAAACACGTCTGGATCAGACCAGCAACGAAGGCGCAATTCGAAACGACATTCGTCAGGTAGACCGATTCCGCAAGCTGATTGATGAACACTACCGGGAGAACCTGCCGCTGCAAGACTATGCGTCGATGATGGCGGTGTCCCTGGTGCAATTGCGCGCGGCGTGTGCGTCAGCGTCGGAACAAAGCCCGACGAAGATGATTCACGCGCGCATCATCACTGAAGCGAAGCGTAACCTTATATTCGGCGATATGTCGGTGGAACAGATTGCCTTCTGGCTCGGCTTCGCCGACGCTGCGTACTTCACGCGCTTCTTCCGGCGAGAAGTGGGCCAGGCGCCGAGTCAGTTTCGCGTCGCCGCGCGGCAACAGCCTGAACGAAAGGTTTTGTCGTAG